DNA from Numida meleagris isolate 19003 breed g44 Domestic line chromosome 24, NumMel1.0, whole genome shotgun sequence:
TGGCTCCCTGCAGGGGGATGCTCGCTGCGCTGCTCCCTGGATCAGTCTCACCAGGGCCAGCCCAGAAGTCGCGGTGTGGAGCAGGACTGAAGCTCCTCTAAGGTTTTCTGCTTGTGCCcatgtgcctcagtttcccttgGCAGCCCTCTGGGCTCGTTGGGAGCATCAGCAGCAGTGGAGCCCTTACGCTCCAGGAATCCAGGACCCCAGACCCCCGATGTGATGCTGCCTGACTCAGTTTCCTGATTGCTTTGCTGCGTTGAGGAGGGAAACGCTCACCCCTCTGTGCCTGTGCAGGtgttccctgctgctgcttctgctcagctgctctggTGGGAAGCAGCAATGCTTTGTCCCTCCAGCAAATGCCATCTGTGGCTCTTGCACACTCATGGTCTCAGTGATGCTTATGGTCCCGGTGGCGAATGGGATGGGCAGAGAGTGCCCCATAACGTGGTTTTGCTCTGCCTTGCTGGGAAGAAGAAGAGCAGGTTTGCTTCTTAGGCTTTTCCCTGGAGCTGTTTTCATCAGAGAGCTTTCTCATGCAGCAGCACTTGGATCTTTTGGGGGGGCATTTGAATACAAGGGGTGGTTGGTGTTGGAGATGTACGGGCTCAGGGGTGGGGAGGTGGCAGCTCCTTCTGCCCCCGTGTGCTGGGGGCCCTCAGCCCCAGCCAAGCTCTGTGCACTTTGAAGccacagtgctctgcagccGCATCCCAAACGCCATCCAGTCTGGACTTGAAGATGTCAAGAGATGGCAAAGCCTCTCCTCCCCTGGGGAGTTTGTTCTAATAGTTAATCACCTCGCTATTAGAAAAGTGAGTTTTCCTCCTCATTTGCCTGTGTCTGGCTGTGCCTCCCAGCCCTCGGCGCTGCTCCGCTGGCGCAGGGGAGGGCAGAGCCAAGGGAACCATTTCCAGCTCCTCCACCTGTGCTGTCGAACCGGCTCTgccccccactccccccccccccccgcagggtgaacttttctttttgaacagcgataataataataaaaaaatccccTGTCCTGATACCGGCTCAAGGAGGGATCGGGTCTGGATGGGGCCAGGACCCATGGGTGATGCAGGGGGGGGGCTTTGCCCTTCCCTGGGTGTGGGGGGTGGGTGACAGCAAGGGGGGGGGACAGCACGTGGTGCacagcgtggggctgggggctgagtTCTGCAGCACCGTGAGCCCGTCCCTCGCTGGTGGCTGGGGAGGTGACACGCTTGGGATGCTCGTGGCGAAGATCCATGGGAGGGGACGTGGTGGGGGCAGGGANNNNNNNNNNNNNNNNNNNNNNNNNNNNNNNNNNNNNNNNNNNNNNNNNNNNNNNNNNNNNNNNNNNNNNNNNNNNNNNNNNNNNNNNNNNNNNNNNNNNNNNNNNNNNNNNNNNNNNNNNNNNNNNNNNNNNNNNNNNNNNNNNNNNNNNNNNNNNNNNNNNNNNNNNNNNNNNNNNNNNNNNNNNNNNNNNNNNNNNNNNNNNNNNNNNNNNNNNNNNNNNNNNNNNNNNNNNNNNNNNNNNNNNNNNNNNNNNNNNNNNNNNNNNNNNNNNNNNNNNNNNNNNNNNNNNNNNNNNNNNNNNNNNNNNNNNNNNNNNNNNNNNNNNNNNNNNNNNNNNNNNNNNNNNNNNNNNNNNNNNNNNNNNNNNNNNNNNNNNNNNNNNNNNNNNNNNNNNNNNNNNNNNNNNNNNNAGGGGGCCGGGGGGGGTCCCTTTCTCCCTGCCCCTTCCCCCATTGCTCGCTGGGGACGCCGGGACgagctcccagccccgctgccaTCTCCTAGACAACCGGCATGGGGGGGCTTTTGTTTCCATAGTGATAAATGTGCGAGCATCCAGCATCTGGGACAAAAGGGGGTCcttgtcccccccccccattcccCCCCTCCTCGACCCCATCTCCCCCTCTCCGAGGCCTCGGAGAGGAGGCCAAAAGACATTCGGGTTTTATTTGGTCAAAATAGCATTTCCCTGGTAACCCGCCCACCCAAACACAGGCAGCTCTGGTGTGCACAgggggggctgggagggggggggggtcaggGTGCTGGTGGTCCCTCACCCTCTCATCAGGGATCCAAGAGAGGCGGGCAGGGGGGCTGCCACCCCCCCAGTGGTTCTGGGATGTCCCCCAGGGATGTCACTGTGGCCATTCCTCACTTTGGGTCCCTTCCTTGCAGCAGGTGGGGCACGAGCAGCACCCCAGCCCCCTGAGCCACGCATTCTTTTCCCAGTCCAGCAGATACAGTTTGAAGCTGGGCTCCCCATCCTCGTGCCCGGAGCCCCCGGCCTCGCTGTGTCCATGGGGCCACACTGATGGGTGCAGGATGGCAGCTCCACGCTGGGAACTTGTTTGGGCAGAGCCCCAGAGCGTGAGTGGGGCTGGAGCCTGCTGCCAAGctgtttgctcttctttttttcttttcttttttttttttttttcttttttctccttcttaaaGTTGGCTCCCACCCCAGGCGCTCTCTTGGCAAATTAAAATAGCGATTGTGATATTCATTAAAGTGTAAATCACCCGAAAGAGCGCAGTTCAAAGCTCACGGTACGGTATCGTTACTAAAGGGGAAGGTGGCAGTCCTGGAACCAGCTTGGGCCTAAAATGCAAGATGCCCCCAAGGGCCCCAAATTCCTCCATCCTTTCCCCGCTGAGCTTCTGCCTCACAGGGACTGGCTCCATCGTGGCCATGGGGATGCTTGCAGGCAACAGGACTCCAGGAATCCCAGCGTATGGGTCTGGGGGCTGTGGCAGTGCCCTGACCCCGTGTgtgtcccccccccctcccccatccCCCTGCAGGCGGCCGTTCCCATTTCTCCgagcagagcccagcccagcGTTCAAAATAGAGTCCCTCAAGGTGACGGTCGATTTCCTGAAGGTGCCCCTCGGCCTGAAGAAGCCCCCTCTGAAGGAGGCCGTGGCCGTCCCGGGGCCGGGCAAAGCCAAGCCCCCCGGCGTGGAGCGGCACAAGCCCCGGCGCGCCGACAGCATGGACAATGAGTCGCAGTACTCGGGCTACTCCTACAAATCCGGGCACTCCCGCAGCTCCCGCAAGCACAGGTGAGGAGCGATGCGTGCCTGGGGGTCCTCGGTTCCCAATCTGGGCTTGCACCCACCCCACTCTCCCCATTCTGCCTTGCAGGGACCGGCGAGACCGGCACCGCTCCAAGAGCCGGGATGGGAGCCGTGGGGACAAGTCGGTGACCATCCAGGCACCAGGAGAGCCCCTGCTGGACAATGAATCGACCCGGGGGGACGAGAGGGTGAGGACGGGTGGGGGGGCATGGATTGCGGTGCCAGGGCGGGGGGGATGTGTGGAAGGAGATGGGGCTGCTGCATgagctgccctcctgctgcccggGGTAGAAAATGCCTTTGGGATCGGTTCCCTTGGGATCAGCTCCCTTGGGATTGGCGCCTTTGGGTTCAGCTCCCTTGGGATTGGCGCCTTTGGGTTCAGCTCCCTTGGGATTGGTGCCTTTGGGATCAGCTCACTCCGGATCCGCTCCGGCTCTTTGCTCAGCGCCTGCAGGGCGACGCCGCTCGGCCCTGCCAAGCTTTAATaaccccagctccagccctgggaGGATCAAACAGACGAGCGGGTTTGTGCAGCTGGGCGAGCTCTGCGCCAGCGGTGCGAGACCTGCAGCCTCCAGAGGGCTGCTCCAGCCCGAGTTGTGCAGCAAAATCCCCCCCCCGACCCTGAGCAGGGATGCTCTGCATGGACACAAAGGGTGCTCGGAGGGGTCCAAGCCAGGTGCCAGCTCCTCCACCCTCTCCACTCCCCGTCCCTCCAGAGAGCCCCCGCTGGGAGTGGTTCTGCTGCTCCAGTTTGGGATGAAGCCTCCAGCGTGTGGAAATTCCAGGAGGAAAATCACAATTTAATCCTGTGCCGTGCAACCCTCAGCTTTGGTCGTGCCAAAGCAGAACGGGAggatggacggacagacagacagacagactctTGGTGTGTCAGAGCGGTGTTTTCTGTGGCTGGTGCAGTGACATCTTTTCCCTTGGCTGAAGCTCCGTGTGCTAGATGGGGAGGGAATGAAGCTCACGTCCACACCTGTGTgtgacttcagtggaaaaaaagaaatgaatgggCCCAGGGTGGCTGCGCTGCAGGATTGCCTCGCCGTGTTTGGGAAGGGATGTGCCAGCTGCTGGGATCTTGCTGGTGAATCTTCTGCATGGAGGTTTTGCAgtaaatacttctgaaaaaagcagcagacaaactaaacaaaaaaaaataccaacaaggAAAACGGGCTGAAGAGGTTTAAGGTCTCAGGAAACTGCTGCATCCTCCGTGGAGAGATGAATACCCCAAAATAGGCTCATGGGGAGCCAGTGCGTGGTTGGCAGTGGTGATCACCACCGATTTCGCCCTGCCCGGTGCTGGAGCCGGCACGGAGGAGGCGGCAGCGGCCGTGTTGGGACGGGGCCGGGCATGTTGGCTCTGGCCCTGCTAATGAGGGGATTTGCCTGGAAACAGGATGCCTTCCACTTGCAGAGCCGCTCTCGGCCGCGTCGTGCGCGCGGGGCGGAGAGGTGGAGCGCGGCGCGGAGCCTCCGACGGGGATTTCCTGCAGGGCGCTGCCTGCAGCGCTGTCCCTCGGCCGCTCAATGGGGGTGATGGCTCCGGCCAGCACGCCAGGCTTGGAGGTCTGAGGTTGGGGTGGGGGTGGGCGGGACGCCGGGCTGTGTTGGGATCCCTGGGCGCTGCAGCCTTTCTCTTCATAACCCTCTCGCCCCTCCCCAGGATGACAACTGGGGCGAGACCACCACGGTGGTGACGGGGACGTCGGAGCACAGCATCTCGCACGATGACATCACGCGCATCACCAAGGACATGGAGGACAGCGCGCACTTGGACTGCTCGCGGCACTTGGGCGTCGCGCTGGCCGGGGCGCTGGCCCTGCTCGCCTTCCTCACCCCGCTCGCCTTcatgctgctgccccagctgctgtggCGGGAGGAGCTGGAGCCCTGTGGGACGCCCTGCGAGGGGCTCTTCATCTCCGTGGCCTTCAAACTCCTCATCCTCCTGCTGGGCAGCTGGGCGCTCTTCTTCCGCCGCCCCAAGGCCTTCTTCCCGCGCGTCTTCGTCTTCCGCGCGCTTCTCATGGTGCTCGTCTTCCTCCTGGTGGTCTCCTACTGGCTCTTCTACGGCGTGCGCATCCTGGACTCGCGGGACCGCAACTACCACGGCATCGTGCAGTACGCCGTCTCGCTGGTGGACGCGCTGCTCTTCGTGCACTACCTGGCCGTGGTGCTGCTCGAGCTGcgccagctccagccccagtTCACGCTCAAGGCCGTGCGCTCCACCGACGGCGCCAGCCGCTTCTACAACGTCGGGCACCTCAGGTGCGGGGACGTGGGGCGCGTgggtcgggggggggggggtggcacCGTGTTTGGGGTCGACTCGGGCTTGCGCGTTCCCCTGGGTTTGTGTGCGTGTGCATCTACACATGTGCGCTTGCACGTCCTTCTGTGCGAGCATCTGCATTCGTGCTTGTTTGTGCATCTGTGTATGGGTGTGCTGTGTCCTGCTGCGCTCTGGCACTGCCTTGACCGGAGGAGCTGTGAGTGCCCGGGTGTCCCTGCTGTGAGACCTGTGtctgcagtgccagctctgtTCCTCCCTCCTGTCCTATCTCCGTGTGCCTGCCCCGGCGCAGTGCTAACCTGCTCTCCGTGCCCTGCGCCTGCTGTGTCTCCCTGCAGCATCCAGCGAGCGGCCGTCTGGATCCTGGAGAACTATTACCACGATTTCCCAGTCTACAATCCCGCCCTCCTCAACCTGCCAAAATCCGTCCTGTCCAAGAAAATGTCCGGGTTTAAAGTCTATTCCCTCGGCGAGGGTGAGCTCCCGTTCCCTCGGCTTCTCCTCTCGttccccctcctcccatccCAGTGTTCCCCcctgcctcccccccccccccgcaggCTCCGTCTCATGCTGGGCTCCCAGCCGGTCCCTCCGGATTTGCGTGCATTTGTCGCGGGCAAGCCGGGCGCCGGttcccagcccacagcagtaccgccctgctgcaagcaggagcacGTCGGGCGCGTCcgtgggatggggctgtgctggcagcaccaGGAGGGGGGAACATCtcacccctttttttttcctgcagaaaacaccaccaacaaCTCCACGGGGCAGTCCCGCGCTGTCATCGCCGCGGCCGCCCGCCGGCGCGACAACAGCCATAACGAGTACTACTATGAGGAGGCAGAGCACGAGCGCAGGGTGCGGAAACGCCGCGCCAGGTATGGGGACGTCAGTGGGGAGAGGGCCATGGGGGGGGGGTCTCTAAAGAACCCCCCTGGGGAGCTGGGATAGCAAGGGTGTCCCTGGGTCTCCCCCAGGGTGCTgggccaggagctggagcagggtggtggtgctggggtgGATTGCTTTGGGATTGATGCTGGGGTTCAGGTctgggctgtggggtggggaggtgCCAGGTGGCTTCCTCTGGGCCCCTGGGGTCAGGGCTTTTGGAGATGTCCATGGGGACAGCACGAGTGTTTCTCGGCAGGCTGGTGGTGGCGGTGGAAGAGGCCTTCACCCACATCAAGCGGCTGCAGGACGAGGACCAGAAGAACCCACGGGAGATCATGGACCCGCGGGAGGCGGCCCAGGCCATCTTTGCCTCCATGGCTCGAGCCATGCAGAAGTACCTGCGCACCACCAAGCAGCAGCCCTACCACACCATGGAGAGCATCCTGCAGCACCTCGAGTTCTGCATCACCCACGACATGACGCCCAAGGTGCGcgggggtgggatggggaccCCGGGGTGGGTGGGTTTGCCCGACCACGTGAGAGCATCTCCCACCAGGGTGAGGGGTGGGAGCGTGGTGCGGTGCCGTGCAGCCAGAAAAGCGGGTGTGACAGCAAGGGAGGGACGGATAGGGCAGGTTCCCAGCGGCCGGGAGGCTTTTCCTGCAGGACCTGCTGGGCGGCTCGGGgctgcaaataaatacaaagtgtGAGCGGTACGAAGGTGATGTTCACACGTCTGTCCTCCCTCAGGCGTTCCTGGAGCGGTACCTGAGCGCCGGGCCCACCATCCAGTACCACAAGGACCGCTGGCTGGCCAAGCAGTGGACGCTGGTCAGCGAGGAGCCGGTGACCAACGGCCTGAAGGACGGGGTGGTCTTCGTGCTGAAGCGCCACGACTTCAGCCTGGTGGTCAGCGCCAAGAAGATCCCTTTCTTCAAGCTCTCGGAGGAGTTCGTGGACCCCAAGTCGCACAAGTTCGTCATGAGGCTGCAGTCTGAGACCTCCGTGTGAGCACAGAGTGCTGCGGAGGGGATGAGGGCTCCGGGGGTCCCTGGGTCGTGCAGGCCCCTGAGCAGCGCCCGTGCCAGGCTCCATCCCCAGCACGAGGCCGCTCGGTGCCCGTCCCCACGCTCCCACACCCAGCTCCTCGCCGCCGTCCCCGGGAGGCACTGCCAACACCAGGACGATGTCACGGCCAGACGGGCCGCGTCTCTCGGTGCCGATCCCCCAAGGGCTGACCCTCGGCCGAGTTCTCTGCGCCAGCGGCCCGGCGTGCGGCCTGGTCCGAAGCATCTCCTGCGCCTTCATCTTCTGCTGCGACCGCTGCGTTTCTGGTCTTAAAGCGCCGCCCGTGTCCGGGCTGGTCGATAATAACGACACTTTTTCGGAGTATTTTGCAAACCCCTGTGATCTGAGGCTGCTATGGAACCCTCCCTCCGCCCCACGGCCGGGGCAGACCCCACGGGCACGGTGCTGCTGCCGTGGGAGATCCTCAGCTCCCCGCCGCTTTCCGCACAGAGCTCCTCGCACACAGAAGCAGGAGGAGGTCGGATGgtgaagatgagaaaaatccCAGCGGTGTGGGTGCCCCAGCCCaccccccagctcccagcacaccCCTCACACGGGGCTGCTGCCCCATCGCCCCGTGCCGACGCGTGCTGGCTGCCGGAACCGTAGCATGGCCGAGATTGGAAAAGCTCATTGAGTCCACCCAATCCGCCATCACCACCAACGCTCATCTCTCAGCCTCGCCGAGCCAGTagggagggatggggctgtgggatTTGGGGCGCAGCACCCCACGGGTTGCAACGGGACAACCCAAAGCACCCCCCCCAgggccctgctgcctgccccaaAAAGGGCTTCTTCATGGGGACCGTGCTCCTTGGGGTCCTCGGCTCCTGTCCCATGGAGGTGACGATGCGGTGgcccctggggggggggggggggggggggggggggggggggggggcaccccGAGCCGGGTTTGGGCTCCTTTAGCCCTGAGAGCTGCCAAACCTCATCACTGTGACACACGCGTCCCCCCGCTCtctgaggggctgggggcttcCCAGTAAGCACCGGTAGCAAGAAAGCAGATCCCAGTAGATTCCAAGGGCTTTCCCAGCACAAAGCGGGTGTGACATAGCGAGGGAGTTGGGGGGAGGGGGGNNNNNNNNNNNNNNNNNNNNNNNNNNNNNNNNNNNNNNNNNNNNNNNNNNNNNNNNNNNNNNNNNNNNNNNNNNNNNNNNNNNNNNNNNNNNNNNNNNNNNNNNNNNNNNNNNNNNNNNNNNNNNNNNNNNNNNNNNNNNNNNNNNNNNNNNNNNNNNNNNNNNNNNNNNNNNNNNNNNNNNNNNNNNNNNNNNNNNNNNNNNNNNNNNNNNNNNNNNNNNNNNNNNNNNNNNNNNNNNNNNNNNNNNNNNNNNNNNNNNNNNNNNNNNNNNNNNNNNNNNNNNNNNNNNNNNNNNNNNNNNNNNNNNNNNNNNNNNNNNNNNNNNNNNNNNNNNNNNNNNNNNNNNNNNNNNNNNNNNNNNNNNNNNNNNNNNNNNNNNNNNNNNNNNNNNNNNNNNNNNNNNNNNNNNNNNNNNNNNNNNNNNNNNNNNNNNNNNNNNNNNNNNNNNNNNNNNNNNNNNNNNNNNNNNNNNNNNNNNNNNNNNNNNNNNNNNNNNNNNNNNNNNNNNNNNNNNNNNNNNNNNNNNNNNNNNNNNNNNNNNNNNNNNNNNNNNNNNNNNNNNNNNNNNNNNNNNNNNNNNNNNNNNNNNNNNNNNNNNNNNNNNNNNNNNNNNNNNNNNNNNNNNNNNNNNNNNNNNNNNNNNNNNNNNNNNNNNNNNNNNNNNNNNNNNNNNNNNNNNNNNNNNNNNNNNNNNNNNNNNNNNNNNNNNNNNNNNNNNNNNNNNNNNNNNNNNNNNNNNNNNNNNNNNNNNNNNNNNNNNNNNNNNNNNNNNNNNNNNNNNNNNNNNNNNNNNNNNNNNNNNNNNNNNNNNNNNNNNNNNNNNNNNNNNNNNNNGGGGGGGGGGGGTGCCATCCTGCCCTGGGAGGGCTCTCAGCACAGCTATGGGACGTGAGTTTGTGGGGCCCACATTTGTGGGAGCAAGGATTTAGGCTTTGTGGAGCCCAGGGTCTGAGGTTGACACGGCCAAGGGTTTGAGGCCAGTGGAGCCAAGTGTTCGGGTTTATGGGACCGTGCTCTTGGTGTTTATGGAGGTCTGGATTTGGTGTTAATGGAGGGAAGACTTGGTGGTTTGTGGAGCCGGGGGTTTGGGGTTTGTGCAGCTGAGGTTTTGGGTTTGATGGGGATAAGATTGGGAATTTATGGGACCGAAGATTTGGGGATGGTGGTAGCGGGGATTTGGGGTTTGCGTGGCCAGCGGTTTGGGATTTATGGTGCCAAGGTCTTAGGGTTTATGGGGGACAAATCTGGGGTTTATGGAGCCATGGGCTTGCAGTATATGGAACCAAAGTCTTGTGCTTTATGGAGCTGTGGATTTGGGCTTTAGGGAGCCAAAGTTTGAGGATTACGGGGCCAATGATTTGGAGCTGATAAAGACAAGGATTTGGGCTTGTACAAGGCAAAGGGCTTGGGGTGAGCGGAGCACAGCGGAGGGCTGGAGAAATGCCCAAACCCTTTGGGACGCGTGTGTCTCCCACCCCACAACGTGCACACCTCCCCCCACACCCTGCAGCCTGCAaaccctgcaggctgctgcaatGCAAACAGCGGATGTGCGCAACgcccacagccctgcacccaCCTGCACCTCCGCCCGTTTCACTGGGAGGGGCTGTTGGTGGTCCCTTTGATGGCTTTTgggtttggttggttgttgtttttttttttttagtgcttttttaGTCCCCGCTCTCAGCTCCCACGCGTCACCCCGCGCCTGCACCTCGCGCTTTGCTGTGCGTGCACGGGGGGAGGAGAGCAAGGGGCCAAcggggctgctgctccccgcGTGGTTTCTCCCCCATGTGAGTAATCTAGCAGCAACGTTTCCAACCATTCCCCTTTTTCTCTGCGTGTGAAGTCCTTCGCTGCCCCCCCCTCCTTCCTCGTGCTGGGCCATATAGGGGTAAATGACAGCTTGATGCACGGGGGGCAGAAAATCCAGGATTTCTGGGGCAAAAGGCTGCTTTATTAGCTCTGCTGtgattcccccccccccacaagCCCTATCCCTGGGTCCCGTAAATGCACTCGTATCCCACACAGGTCCCTGTTTCACAGGGAGGTGGCCACGCACCGAAGCATCCATTGGCAGGACCAAGGTGATGTGTGATGCTCACATCCTCCAGCATCCATGTGTCCACTGCCCAGGTGTGCTGTCACAGTTTGTCCCCCTGGGGTGGCCTCGTGCTCCTTTGGGGTGtccaaaagctgctgctgcttcccccaTTTCACCCTCAGTCAGCACTGGGAaccccagagcagagggggctgCCTGGGACAGTGGGGGTTGTGGGCTGCTGAGAAGCAAAAGGAGATGCTGAGGAGGACACTGGCCCTTGGGCACATTGGGAGCATCTGAAACCCCCCCCTGCACAGTGCTTTGGGTGCACCCAATGTCATCCCTGAGGCACTGGGCTGACAGAATCAGGGGTGGGGTGAAATACCTGGGAAGGTTGATCTGAGGGGGGGGCTGGCTGGCAGGGGGTGGTCTTGCTCAGCTCCTGGGGCAGAGGGTTGTCCGACTTCTTCTGCAAGAGAGGGGCAATGAGACGAAGTGCTGAGCATCCTCGTCCCTGTGCTTTCCCctgtggggaaactgaggcacagaatGCAGCTTGCCCAAAGCAGGTATGAGAAATGGGGGCAAGGGGGAGGGTAGGAAAAGCAGATGGGCAGCAGCCCCCACCTGGGCAGCAGGAACAATCAGGGCTGTGTCATTTTCCGGGGTGGCCACGTCTGCAATGCAATGAGAGGAGGTGAATCCAAGCAGCAGGAGCGGGTAAAGGATGCTCCAGCGAGGAAACCCGCTGAGATCTCACCTGAAAAGTCACTGAGGGAGGTGGTTGGGTCTTGCGTCCCTGTGGGATAGGGCAGACACACATGTTACAAATAaggaggctgaaaaaaaaacacctgaaaaacCAGCCAGTTCCTGCTGGGGATGAGCTGGGGACGTTTGGGGTTTGCTTGGCTCTGTGTGGAGGCCAAAGCTGGCACGGGGGTGGCCCAAAAGGAGCCAAAGTGAGCAGGAGGAGCCGTGTCAGGGGAGGTGACACTTTGCAGCATTTCCTGGTGCCCTGAGGTTGCCAACACCCTTTCCTGAGGAGCCCGGGTGGTGCAGCAGCTCACCTTTGCCCTTGGTCCTGCGGTAGGTGAAGAAGAGCACGAGCAGAGCAAGGACCACGAAAATGACGGGGGACCAGTACCTGATGGGAAAACCCGATTCCTTTCCTatgggaagagagaagagctgAGGGCTCGCTGCCCACGACAGTGCACCAAGGTCTCCGGGGGCTGCAGGACCCTGCAGGACAGTGGTGCATCCCCGAGCCGCGTCTCCTCTTCCCTCCATGGGACTCACGGGTTTGGTTCCCTGGGGCACCTGCTTGCAGTGACACGGTGATGGTGGTGGGGTCCCCGGTAccagaggggctgggggagcccACTGGTCCCGTTGTCAGCCCACTCACGTCCCTCGTGGCTGTGGTGGGGGCTCCTGTTGTCTCCGAGATGTCACTGTGCTGGGTGATGTTTTGGTCCCCCGGCCCCTCTCCTTTGAGGGCGAGTGCTAAGAACAAGGTTCATTCATTCCCATTAGGGCTGAAAAGCCTCAGCAACCCCTACACCGCACTTTCAAAGATCAGGAATTCGAGGTAAGACTGATTCAAATCTCCCAGCTGCTCGCTAACGAAGAAGGTGCTAATGACAGCAGCACTGCGGAGGGGGCCGTGCATACCGGGGGGAAATAACACCCGGGGGGGGATttttgcagccagcagcactgtgctggcagGGAAAGTGTGAGGGTGAAGGTGCTGCACGCAGGGCTTTACACCTCTGCCCGGGGT
Protein-coding regions in this window:
- the VANGL2 gene encoding vang-like protein 2, which produces MPPRAPNSSILSPLSFCLTGTGSIVAMGMLAGNRTPGIPAYGSGGCGSALTPCVSPPPPPSPCRRPFPFLRAEPSPAFKIESLKVTVDFLKVPLGLKKPPLKEAVAVPGPGKAKPPGVERHKPRRADSMDNESQYSGYSYKSGHSRSSRKHRDRRDRHRSKSRDGSRGDKSVTIQAPGEPLLDNESTRGDERDDNWGETTTVVTGTSEHSISHDDITRITKDMEDSAHLDCSRHLGVALAGALALLAFLTPLAFMLLPQLLWREELEPCGTPCEGLFISVAFKLLILLLGSWALFFRRPKAFFPRVFVFRALLMVLVFLLVVSYWLFYGVRILDSRDRNYHGIVQYAVSLVDALLFVHYLAVVLLELRQLQPQFTLKAVRSTDGASRFYNVGHLSIQRAAVWILENYYHDFPVYNPALLNLPKSVLSKKMSGFKVYSLGEENTTNNSTGQSRAVIAAAARRRDNSHNEYYYEEAEHERRVRKRRARLVVAVEEAFTHIKRLQDEDQKNPREIMDPREAAQAIFASMARAMQKYLRTTKQQPYHTMESILQHLEFCITHDMTPKAFLERYLSAGPTIQYHKDRWLAKQWTLVSEEPVTNGLKDGVVFVLKRHDFSLVVSAKKIPFFKLSEEFVDPKSHKFVMRLQSETSV
- the LOC110387977 gene encoding uncharacterized protein LOC110387977 isoform X3 — protein: MKARGAGCRGLCLAVLCAGVALALKGEGPGDQNITQHSDISETTGAPTTATRDVSGLTTGPVGSPSPSGTGDPTTITVSLQAGAPGNQTRKESGFPIRYWSPVIFVVLALLVLFFTYRRTKGKGTQDPTTSLSDFSDVATPENDTALIVPAAQKSDNPLPQELSKTTPCQPAPPSDQPSQQPTTPTVPGSPLCSGVPSAD
- the LOC110387977 gene encoding uncharacterized protein LOC110387977 isoform X4, with the translated sequence MKARGAGCRGLCLAVLCAGVGKESGFPIRYWSPVIFVVLALLVLFFTYRRTKGKGTQDPTTSLSDFSDVATPENDTALIVPAAQKKSDNPLPQELSKTTPCQPAPPSDQPSQQPTTPTVPGSPLCSGVPSAD
- the LOC110387977 gene encoding uncharacterized protein LOC110387977 isoform X2, with product MKARGAGCRGLCLAVLCAGVALALKGEGPGDQNITQHSDISETTGAPTTATRDVSGLTTGPVGSPSPSGTGDPTTITVSLQAGAPGNQTRKESGFPIRYWSPVIFVVLALLVLFFTYRRTKGKGTQDPTTSLSDFSDVATPENDTALIVPAAQKKSDNPLPQELSKTTPCQPAPPSDQPSQPTTPTVPGSPLCSGVPSAD
- the LOC110387977 gene encoding uncharacterized protein LOC110387977 isoform X1; this encodes MKARGAGCRGLCLAVLCAGVALALKGEGPGDQNITQHSDISETTGAPTTATRDVSGLTTGPVGSPSPSGTGDPTTITVSLQAGAPGNQTRKESGFPIRYWSPVIFVVLALLVLFFTYRRTKGKGTQDPTTSLSDFSDVATPENDTALIVPAAQKKSDNPLPQELSKTTPCQPAPPSDQPSQQPTTPTVPGSPLCSGVPSAD